One part of the Leptolyngbya sp. FACHB-261 genome encodes these proteins:
- a CDS encoding ABC transporter ATP-binding protein, which yields MTEIAISLENVSKSYNGVPVVNDLSLAIRRGEMFGLLGPNGAGKSTTIRMLTTLTAPSSGQLQVANYDVTRETLAVRRSIGVVLQQLSVDLDLTAWENMELHGRLHHIPNPDRQKRIESWLDYVELSDRRDDLVKTLSGGMRRRLQIARALLHEPSILFLDEPTVGLDPQTRRRIWEIIRDLNSKGLTLLLTTHYMQEAETLCQRVGIMDAGKLIELGRPSELRSRHGEGVVIKGNGDHNFFPDLPAAIAYVDAQEDRTGMMARPSNLEDIFIELTGRRLD from the coding sequence GTGACAGAAATCGCCATCTCCCTTGAAAACGTCTCCAAGAGCTACAACGGCGTGCCAGTGGTCAATGACCTGTCTCTGGCAATTCGACGAGGTGAGATGTTTGGCCTGCTGGGTCCTAATGGGGCCGGCAAGTCGACGACCATTCGCATGTTGACCACGCTGACTGCCCCTAGCTCTGGTCAGCTCCAGGTTGCTAACTACGACGTCACCCGTGAAACTTTGGCGGTGCGACGCTCGATCGGTGTGGTTTTGCAACAGCTAAGCGTGGATCTCGATTTGACGGCGTGGGAGAACATGGAGCTGCATGGGCGGCTCCATCACATTCCCAATCCGGACCGGCAGAAGCGAATTGAATCTTGGCTGGATTATGTCGAACTCAGCGACCGACGCGATGATTTGGTCAAGACGCTATCAGGGGGCATGAGGCGCCGCTTACAAATCGCGCGGGCTCTGCTGCATGAGCCCTCGATCCTATTTCTAGACGAGCCCACCGTAGGGCTTGACCCTCAAACCCGTCGCCGTATCTGGGAAATTATCCGGGATCTCAATAGCAAGGGGCTTACCCTATTGCTAACTACGCACTACATGCAGGAGGCAGAGACTCTCTGTCAACGAGTTGGGATCATGGACGCGGGTAAGCTGATTGAACTGGGTCGGCCCTCGGAGTTACGCTCTCGCCATGGCGAAGGCGTAGTGATTAAAGGCAACGGAGATCATAACTTTTTCCCAGATTTGCCGGCGGCCATTGCCTATGTCGATGCGCAGGAAGACCGAACCGGTATGATGGCTCGCCCCTCCAACCTGGAAGATATTTTCATTGAGCTGACAGGCCGACGTCTCGATTAG
- a CDS encoding energy-coupling factor transporter transmembrane protein EcfT translates to MDILRSLPIGLYLEQPLTWLHYLDPRIKMAWLLSFLAAPILASNAWRLAMVAGLILLTIAVRVPLRVWRQQMGWLMILALFVLVVTSAAPDGIRASHQPRREGLVSTTSASGQETESPLFFNLLRPPGELPQPTDYHYKLVDIGPLHVTRRSLQLGLRVSTLLFTLIYATTLFLLTTAPEEITNGLESLMRPLRSFGLPVTEISLALTLSLRFVPLVLEEVQNLFRAVRTRAINWKKLGVRRALNLWLTVAERLLENLLLRAEQIASAMQVRGFTSPNEHRVIWSRLQLRLWDWLALAVLGGFWALRIGFGGVS, encoded by the coding sequence ATGGATATCCTGCGCTCTCTGCCCATCGGTCTGTATCTAGAGCAGCCACTCACCTGGCTGCATTATTTAGATCCCCGGATCAAAATGGCATGGCTGCTCAGTTTTCTGGCAGCTCCCATTTTGGCGAGTAATGCCTGGCGACTGGCGATGGTCGCTGGCCTTATCCTCCTAACTATTGCCGTGCGAGTGCCCTTGCGGGTATGGCGGCAACAGATGGGTTGGTTGATGATCCTAGCGCTGTTTGTCCTGGTTGTGACCTCTGCGGCTCCTGATGGCATTAGAGCTAGCCATCAACCTCGGCGTGAGGGCTTAGTCTCAACCACGTCTGCCAGTGGGCAGGAGACAGAAAGCCCACTCTTTTTCAATTTGCTACGTCCACCGGGTGAACTGCCCCAACCCACTGACTACCACTACAAACTGGTGGATATTGGGCCGCTCCATGTCACTCGGCGGTCGCTACAACTGGGCTTGCGAGTGAGTACGCTGCTCTTCACCCTGATCTACGCCACAACTCTATTCCTGCTGACCACTGCGCCAGAAGAAATTACCAATGGTCTAGAAAGCTTGATGCGGCCACTGCGCAGCTTCGGCCTACCGGTTACGGAGATTTCACTGGCACTGACGCTGTCTCTGCGCTTTGTTCCTTTGGTCCTCGAAGAGGTGCAAAATCTGTTCCGAGCCGTGCGGACCCGAGCGATTAACTGGAAAAAGCTGGGAGTTCGCCGCGCGCTCAATCTCTGGTTAACCGTAGCTGAGCGACTGCTGGAGAATTTGTTGCTGCGGGCTGAGCAGATCGCCAGTGCTATGCAGGTCCGGGGCTTTACTAGCCCTAACGAGCACCGGGTGATTTGGAGTCGGCTGCAACTCCGCCTATGGGATTGGCTAGCCCTGGCGGTCCTGGGCGGCTTTTGGGCCTTACGGATTGGCTTCGGCGGCGTTTCTTAG
- a CDS encoding 2OG-Fe(II) oxygenase, with product MSYYTATTQAFPLAYLNELRGQILACPYLATNNLNRDFVGTRGFSVVFQRAGLDQVERRFPFFRPYLQQALQTTCNAFYLNPLLLKTGSRVDPHIDRSLRSYCKIIEPPLTVSVLYVQVPPDLEGGELVLRYGKRQVGQIRPQTNTLLHFQGDLTHSVNAVHSAGSRLSLVCEQYSLSDSELSEIPNFTIESRATAPDPRLAKPLKAASPSHQANHQASRQAKSS from the coding sequence TTGAGCTACTACACCGCCACGACTCAGGCTTTTCCATTGGCTTACCTCAATGAGCTGAGAGGGCAAATTCTGGCTTGCCCTTACCTAGCTACGAATAATCTCAATCGTGATTTTGTGGGAACACGCGGCTTCTCTGTGGTATTCCAGCGCGCTGGGCTAGATCAGGTTGAGCGCCGCTTTCCCTTTTTTAGACCTTATTTGCAGCAAGCTTTGCAAACTACCTGTAATGCTTTTTACCTTAACCCTCTGTTGCTAAAGACGGGCTCTCGGGTGGACCCCCATATCGACCGCAGTCTGCGCTCTTACTGCAAAATTATTGAGCCGCCCCTCACTGTGAGTGTTCTCTATGTCCAGGTTCCGCCTGATCTGGAGGGCGGCGAATTGGTGCTGCGCTATGGCAAACGTCAGGTCGGTCAAATTCGGCCGCAGACTAATACCTTGCTTCACTTCCAGGGCGACCTAACTCACTCAGTGAATGCCGTACACAGTGCTGGCTCTCGACTCAGTTTAGTTTGTGAGCAGTACAGTCTCAGTGACAGTGAGTTGAGCGAAATCCCCAACTTTACGATCGAGTCTAGGGCAACTGCACCTGACCCGAGACTGGCGAAACCCCTTAAAGCCGCTAGTCCCAGTCATCAGGCCAATCATCAGGCCAGTCGCCAGGCCAAAAGTAGCTGA
- a CDS encoding ABC transporter ATP-binding protein yields MIKALSNPRFFKKLGPFERLASSVWQVPRKSLYFGLVMMFVASVLDAISIGLMIPFLKILLNEGNTSYFPQTRFTEGLNSWLVQQPKSEIVGLFALILVGVFILKSAFYYIAQVITAFYRESVIELLKKRIYQIYLYSPMSFFDEAQIGKIMSTLHGELLDTKKLIGAFFLGLSSLMILLAYLGVLLLVSWRMTLLTALLISSVALGLTVLLRQIKRDGNAVVVAKRALNALALDSLGGIRIVKSYGTEEFELERFNHICDDYMEANLGLARKQSLIDPLTELVTLMAAMLILVGSYTLLISKGLLGTSELLIFMLVLIKIVPITKRINSARGLVQESQSSLAKVAEALSIPLQYPVPSGSEPFRGLRQSIAFNNVRFSYNGRTNVLNGISLEIPQGKTIALVGGSGAGKSTIAALIPRFYEVTEGSITLDGKDIRQYDPISLRQCIGIVSQDTYIFNASILENIAYGLKGVDRAKVVEAARLANAHGFICQLSEGYDTVVGDRGVKLSGGQRQRISIARAMLRDPEILILDEATSALDSQSEHLVQEAIERLRCNRTVIVIAHRLSTVRNADRIVVLEKGQIVEQGEHDQLLATRGLYWSYHNLQSLPV; encoded by the coding sequence ATGATCAAAGCCCTTTCCAACCCCAGATTTTTTAAAAAACTAGGACCCTTTGAAAGGCTAGCCTCCTCTGTTTGGCAAGTGCCTCGTAAGTCTTTGTACTTTGGCTTGGTCATGATGTTTGTCGCGTCTGTACTAGACGCAATTAGCATCGGCCTGATGATTCCTTTTTTAAAGATTCTGCTGAACGAAGGTAATACGTCTTACTTTCCTCAAACCCGTTTTACTGAAGGCTTAAACAGCTGGCTAGTTCAGCAACCCAAGAGTGAGATTGTTGGGCTTTTTGCCTTGATTTTGGTAGGGGTTTTTATTCTTAAAAGCGCCTTTTATTATATTGCGCAAGTCATCACCGCTTTCTACCGGGAATCGGTAATCGAGCTGCTCAAAAAACGGATCTATCAAATTTACCTCTATTCGCCAATGAGCTTTTTCGATGAAGCTCAGATCGGTAAGATCATGAGTACGCTTCATGGTGAGCTGCTCGATACGAAGAAGCTGATAGGAGCCTTTTTCTTAGGCCTGTCGAGCTTGATGATCCTGCTCGCTTACCTGGGTGTGCTTCTACTGGTGTCCTGGCGCATGACCTTGCTCACTGCGCTTTTGATCTCAAGCGTTGCTTTAGGGCTTACGGTTTTGCTCCGGCAGATCAAGAGAGATGGCAACGCAGTGGTAGTTGCTAAACGTGCCCTCAATGCTCTAGCTCTGGACTCGCTAGGTGGCATCCGCATTGTTAAGTCCTATGGCACCGAAGAGTTTGAACTAGAGCGGTTCAATCACATTTGTGATGACTACATGGAGGCCAATTTAGGCTTAGCCAGAAAGCAAAGCCTGATTGACCCACTCACCGAGCTCGTCACGCTCATGGCTGCCATGCTGATATTAGTGGGCAGCTATACATTATTAATTTCTAAAGGGCTACTCGGTACGTCAGAGTTGCTCATCTTCATGCTGGTTTTGATCAAAATTGTTCCAATCACCAAACGTATCAACAGCGCTAGAGGCTTGGTTCAGGAGAGCCAATCTTCACTAGCTAAAGTTGCTGAAGCTTTGAGCATACCGCTTCAGTATCCCGTGCCGTCAGGATCTGAACCTTTTAGGGGCTTACGCCAAAGCATTGCCTTCAACAATGTGCGTTTTTCTTACAACGGTAGAACCAATGTTCTCAATGGTATTTCGCTAGAAATTCCCCAAGGCAAAACGATTGCCCTGGTGGGAGGATCAGGTGCCGGAAAGTCTACAATCGCGGCCTTGATCCCACGTTTTTATGAGGTCACCGAAGGTTCTATCACCCTAGATGGCAAAGATATTCGCCAGTACGATCCAATCTCTTTGCGCCAATGCATTGGCATTGTTAGCCAGGATACTTATATTTTCAACGCTTCGATTCTGGAGAATATTGCCTACGGGCTTAAGGGTGTAGATAGAGCTAAGGTCGTTGAGGCTGCTCGTCTCGCTAATGCTCACGGCTTTATCTGTCAATTATCAGAGGGCTACGATACTGTAGTTGGCGATCGGGGTGTGAAACTGTCTGGCGGTCAGCGTCAGCGCATCTCGATTGCCCGGGCTATGCTCCGTGACCCAGAGATTCTGATTTTGGATGAGGCCACCAGCGCCCTAGATTCTCAGTCAGAGCATCTGGTTCAAGAGGCGATCGAGCGGCTGCGCTGCAACCGAACAGTGATTGTGATTGCTCACCGTTTATCGACGGTGCGTAATGCTGACCGGATTGTGGTGTTGGAGAAAGGACAAATCGTGGAACAGGGCGAACATGACCAACTGCTGGCAACCCGCGGGCTTTACTGGTCCTACCACAACCTTCAGTCGCTGCCCGTCTGA
- a CDS encoding glycosyltransferase → MRVACLVGEFPVLSETFVLNQITGLIDRGHEVDIYANQPGDTLKIHPDVEKYNLLERTYFIRRPLDRSECALKALRLLLTHFHRAPLRFLDTLNVFAHGSQVTSFGLLYSLVALLDKKPYDIIHCQFGTLGFRGMSFHALNGKQGKLVVAFRGHDISKYLQEVGDRVYDQLFQVGDLFMPNCDYFKQRLIKLGCEEQKISVYRSGIDCSRFRFAPRHWPADGRVRIVTSGRLVEKKGIEYGIRAVAQLIQTNRDVEYIVVGDGPLKPELQQLIDQLEVSHAVKLVGRKQQQELIEILDSAHIFIAPCVTSRDGNQDAPVNVLKEAMAMGLPVIGTWHGGIPELIEDSISGFLVPERDSETLAARLNELIEHPEQWPDRGRAGRAYVEQHYDLYRLNDQLVDQYQKLMSV, encoded by the coding sequence ATGAGAGTAGCTTGCCTGGTTGGTGAATTTCCTGTTCTGTCGGAAACCTTCGTCCTGAATCAGATTACAGGCTTGATTGACCGGGGGCATGAAGTTGATATTTACGCCAATCAACCAGGTGACACATTAAAAATTCATCCCGATGTGGAAAAGTACAACCTTCTGGAGCGCACCTATTTTATTCGGCGGCCGCTAGACCGCTCGGAATGTGCGCTCAAGGCACTGAGATTGCTGCTCACCCATTTCCACAGGGCCCCCTTAAGGTTTTTAGATACTCTCAATGTCTTCGCGCATGGCAGCCAGGTCACCTCATTTGGGCTGCTATATTCACTTGTGGCATTACTAGACAAAAAGCCTTACGACATTATTCACTGCCAGTTTGGAACTCTGGGATTTAGAGGCATGTCATTTCACGCCCTGAATGGGAAGCAGGGCAAACTAGTGGTTGCGTTTCGAGGCCATGACATTAGCAAGTATCTTCAGGAGGTTGGTGACAGAGTTTATGACCAGCTCTTTCAAGTCGGCGATCTTTTCATGCCCAACTGTGACTACTTTAAACAACGGTTGATCAAACTAGGTTGCGAAGAACAAAAAATCTCTGTTTACCGTTCAGGTATTGACTGTAGCCGTTTTCGATTTGCACCCCGTCATTGGCCTGCCGATGGACGAGTTCGCATTGTCACCTCGGGTCGCTTAGTTGAGAAAAAGGGCATCGAATATGGTATTCGGGCGGTTGCTCAACTGATTCAAACCAATCGAGATGTTGAATATATTGTGGTTGGCGATGGCCCACTCAAACCTGAATTACAGCAACTAATTGACCAATTGGAAGTTAGCCATGCCGTCAAATTAGTGGGCCGCAAGCAACAGCAGGAATTGATTGAGATTCTTGACAGCGCCCATATTTTCATCGCGCCCTGTGTGACTAGCAGAGATGGTAATCAAGACGCACCGGTAAATGTCTTAAAGGAAGCAATGGCAATGGGCTTACCCGTCATTGGTACTTGGCATGGGGGTATCCCTGAACTCATTGAAGATAGTATCTCTGGCTTCCTGGTGCCTGAGCGAGACAGTGAGACTCTGGCTGCAAGATTGAACGAGTTGATCGAACACCCAGAACAATGGCCTGACAGGGGCCGAGCTGGACGGGCCTATGTAGAGCAGCATTATGACCTGTATCGACTGAATGACCAACTGGTTGACCAGTACCAAAAACTGATGAGTGTTTAA
- a CDS encoding glycosyltransferase family A protein, with the protein MPVISVIVPAYNAEGTILETIRSVQQQTFTDFELIVVDDGSRDRTLKVLETIEDERLKVFSYENAGAAIARNRGMVQAKGEFIAFLDADDLWTPDKLEAQLRALQQHPEAGVAYSWTEFVDKDGKFLYAQKPVHFEGNVYAQLLLRNFFVCGSIPLIRKAAIDSVGEFDPALKLAHDRDYWQRLAAQWPFVLVPQYQIQYRQSSSSLSANLDFREKYSLLAVEKSYQAAPIELQPLKKQSLANVYQHVARMYLFHRPTTEGVQQAGQRLGEMLHLYPKMLFKRETQKLLLKWSLMRLLSPQVTNRLLQRFKDRSVQMPGLSVGP; encoded by the coding sequence ATGCCAGTGATATCTGTCATTGTTCCTGCCTACAATGCTGAAGGCACTATTCTAGAAACGATTCGCTCAGTTCAGCAGCAAACTTTCACTGATTTTGAATTGATTGTTGTTGATGATGGCTCTAGAGATCGCACATTGAAGGTTCTAGAAACCATTGAAGATGAGCGTCTAAAAGTTTTCTCTTATGAGAACGCTGGTGCTGCCATTGCCCGCAATCGAGGCATGGTCCAAGCTAAAGGCGAGTTTATTGCTTTTCTCGATGCTGATGATCTTTGGACGCCAGATAAACTAGAGGCTCAGCTTCGGGCATTGCAGCAACATCCAGAAGCAGGTGTTGCTTATAGCTGGACAGAATTCGTGGACAAGGATGGCAAGTTTTTGTACGCGCAGAAGCCTGTTCATTTTGAGGGCAATGTCTACGCTCAGCTCCTGCTTAGAAATTTCTTTGTCTGTGGCTCGATTCCGCTGATTCGTAAAGCCGCAATTGACTCAGTTGGCGAGTTCGATCCTGCCCTGAAACTGGCTCACGACCGGGATTACTGGCAACGTTTGGCTGCTCAGTGGCCTTTTGTTCTAGTTCCCCAGTACCAAATTCAGTATCGTCAGTCCTCTAGTTCTCTATCGGCTAACCTTGACTTTCGAGAGAAGTACAGCCTGCTAGCTGTGGAAAAGTCATATCAAGCCGCACCCATAGAACTTCAACCGCTCAAAAAACAAAGTCTCGCCAATGTTTATCAGCATGTAGCGCGTATGTATCTGTTTCACCGCCCTACGACCGAAGGAGTGCAGCAAGCAGGTCAAAGACTGGGTGAGATGTTGCACCTGTACCCCAAGATGTTATTCAAGCGGGAGACCCAAAAGTTGCTGCTGAAATGGTCGCTGATGCGCCTGCTCTCGCCACAAGTAACTAACCGTTTGCTACAACGCTTCAAAGATAGGTCTGTCCAAATGCCGGGGCTTTCTGTAGGGCCCTAG
- a CDS encoding glycosyltransferase family 4 protein, whose amino-acid sequence MPLARPRVLLIAELANPEWGSVPLVGWSHSQAIAALTDAYIVTHSRNRKGFVRAGCVEGKDFTAIDVKRISKPINQASSWLRGGAGRGWTTVMALSVLSYYYFEHLVWQQFGDRISAGQFDLVHRVTPVSPTVPSLLARKCAQAGVPFVLGPLNGGLPWPRGFDALRRKEKEWLSYIRWMYRLLPGYTVTRRHAAAIMVGSQATWEQMPARYRDKCIYMPENAIDPQRFSRQRSRQVTQPLRAIFVGRLVPYKGADMLIEAVAPLVRAGRLTLKILGHGPELPVLKALIEREGVSEGIELTGRVEHTRVQGYLAEADVFAFPSIREFGGAVVLEAMSIGLVPIVINYGGPGELVTPSTGYALPLGSRTELVTRLRDLLNRLASDPSGLAQMSQNARNRALEQFTWQAKAKQTLAVYQWVLGQRTDKPDFGMPFPELIPQSSIGH is encoded by the coding sequence ATGCCTCTAGCCCGTCCCCGTGTCCTGCTGATTGCTGAACTGGCTAACCCTGAATGGGGCAGCGTGCCCCTGGTTGGTTGGTCCCATAGCCAAGCAATTGCAGCTCTGACTGATGCTTACATCGTCACCCATTCGCGCAATCGCAAAGGCTTTGTCCGAGCCGGTTGTGTGGAGGGTAAAGACTTCACTGCAATTGATGTCAAGCGAATCAGCAAGCCGATTAATCAGGCGTCATCTTGGCTGCGCGGTGGAGCGGGCCGAGGCTGGACAACAGTGATGGCGCTATCGGTTCTGTCGTACTACTACTTTGAGCACTTAGTCTGGCAACAGTTCGGAGATCGAATCAGCGCAGGTCAGTTCGACCTCGTTCATCGGGTCACACCGGTCAGCCCGACGGTCCCTAGCCTGCTTGCCCGCAAGTGTGCGCAGGCGGGTGTACCCTTCGTGCTCGGTCCTCTCAACGGTGGCCTCCCCTGGCCTCGAGGCTTTGATGCCTTGCGTCGCAAGGAGAAAGAGTGGCTGTCCTATATTCGCTGGATGTATCGGCTGTTGCCTGGTTACACTGTGACTCGACGCCATGCGGCGGCGATTATGGTTGGCTCACAGGCTACTTGGGAGCAGATGCCCGCTCGCTATCGAGACAAGTGCATTTACATGCCTGAGAATGCTATTGATCCCCAACGCTTTTCTCGGCAGCGTAGTCGTCAAGTTACTCAGCCTCTGCGAGCTATTTTTGTCGGACGCCTGGTTCCTTACAAAGGCGCTGACATGCTGATTGAGGCAGTGGCTCCGTTGGTCCGAGCAGGAAGATTAACCCTGAAAATCTTGGGGCATGGGCCTGAACTCCCTGTGCTCAAGGCGTTAATCGAACGGGAAGGGGTTAGTGAAGGCATTGAACTCACAGGTCGAGTGGAGCACACTCGCGTTCAAGGCTATCTCGCTGAAGCCGATGTCTTTGCCTTCCCCAGCATTCGCGAATTTGGCGGCGCGGTGGTACTTGAGGCGATGTCAATAGGGCTAGTCCCGATCGTGATTAACTACGGGGGGCCAGGTGAACTCGTTACCCCATCAACTGGCTATGCCCTACCTCTAGGTTCAAGAACAGAACTGGTAACCCGTTTACGCGATTTGCTCAATCGCTTGGCGTCCGATCCCAGTGGTCTAGCTCAGATGAGCCAGAATGCCCGAAATCGAGCCTTGGAGCAGTTCACCTGGCAGGCTAAGGCGAAGCAAACTCTGGCAGTTTATCAATGGGTGCTGGGTCAACGGACCGATAAACCTGACTTCGGCATGCCCTTTCCCGAGTTAATTCCTCAGAGCTCAATAGGACATTGA
- a CDS encoding glycosyltransferase family 2 protein, producing the protein MTPNVSVIIAVYKVEQYIAATVQSVLAQTYQDFELLIVDDGSPDRSVEICQQFQDPRIRIIRQKNRGANAARNAGIRQAQGQYLAFLDGDDLWLPEKLAKHIEHLEQSSKVGISFSRSAFIDEAGNPLGIYQMPKLQGITLADTLCRNPIGNGSAAVIRRAVFEAIKFQDELDGTLQDFYWDEQLQGSQDLDCWFRIAIQTPWQVEGIPEALTLYRVNSGGVSANLLRKQASWEQVIEKTRAYAPALVAQWENPARAYHLRYLARRAVSLRDGAVAVQLFQQALTTYWRMLLEEPRRTVLTGAAAYLIWLLPQPLYYQLEALALKVTGANQKRRILQDQAQEQQVGQLV; encoded by the coding sequence ATGACTCCGAACGTTTCAGTCATTATCGCGGTTTACAAAGTAGAGCAGTATATTGCTGCTACGGTGCAATCAGTTTTGGCGCAGACCTACCAAGACTTTGAATTATTGATTGTCGATGATGGTTCACCCGACCGCAGCGTTGAAATTTGCCAACAGTTCCAAGACCCTCGCATTCGGATCATCCGTCAGAAAAATCGGGGTGCTAATGCTGCCAGAAATGCCGGTATCCGTCAGGCTCAAGGTCAATACCTTGCCTTCTTGGATGGCGATGATTTGTGGCTGCCAGAAAAACTAGCTAAACACATTGAGCATTTGGAGCAATCGTCTAAGGTTGGTATTAGCTTCAGCCGTTCAGCCTTTATTGATGAGGCAGGCAATCCTTTAGGCATTTATCAAATGCCCAAGCTTCAGGGAATCACCCTTGCCGATACTCTGTGCCGTAACCCAATTGGCAATGGTTCGGCGGCAGTGATCCGACGGGCCGTATTTGAAGCAATCAAATTTCAGGATGAGCTTGATGGTACCCTCCAGGATTTTTATTGGGATGAACAGCTTCAGGGCTCGCAGGATTTAGATTGCTGGTTTCGCATTGCAATTCAAACTCCTTGGCAAGTTGAGGGTATTCCTGAGGCTTTGACTTTGTATCGGGTCAATTCAGGCGGGGTATCGGCGAATCTACTCAGAAAGCAGGCCTCTTGGGAGCAAGTAATTGAGAAAACCCGCGCCTATGCGCCTGCCCTAGTCGCCCAGTGGGAGAATCCAGCTCGTGCTTATCACCTGCGCTACCTGGCCCGCCGAGCTGTCAGTTTGCGGGACGGTGCTGTTGCCGTGCAACTCTTTCAACAGGCTCTAACAACTTACTGGCGAATGCTACTGGAAGAACCTCGACGGACGGTTTTGACAGGGGCAGCTGCCTATTTGATCTGGCTTCTACCCCAGCCTCTGTACTACCAATTAGAAGCTCTGGCACTGAAAGTAACCGGTGCCAATCAAAAGCGTCGCATTTTGCAGGACCAAGCGCAGGAGCAACAGGTTGGGCAACTGGTGTGA
- a CDS encoding glycosyltransferase family 2 protein: protein MPKVAVIIPVHCVEKYIAATVQSVLKQTFSDFELLIVDDQCPQRSVEICQQFSDPRIKVIHQRNRGLAGARNTGIRQAQGEYLAFLDGDDLWLPEKLAKHVEHLERSPEVGVSFSRSALINEAGEALGTYLMPQLQNITAASLFRVNPIGNGSAAVLRRQTLEAIRFQANLYGTPEDFYFDEQFRRAEDIECWLRIASLTDWQIEGLPEALTLYRVNSGGLSANLEQQLAAWQQVVEKVQSYAPDLAEQWGKLGTAYRLRYLARSAVRLQAGPMAVQFLHRSLRLDPRILWQEPRRTLRILAAAYLLWLLPQSLYNQLENSAAKIASTLQKRRILQEQSGQSA, encoded by the coding sequence ATGCCTAAAGTAGCTGTCATTATTCCAGTCCACTGCGTCGAGAAATATATCGCTGCCACTGTGCAGTCTGTGCTTAAGCAAACTTTTTCAGATTTTGAGCTGCTGATCGTTGATGATCAATGCCCGCAGCGCAGTGTAGAGATTTGCCAGCAGTTCTCAGACCCCAGAATCAAAGTTATTCATCAGCGGAACCGGGGGTTGGCTGGAGCTAGAAATACAGGGATTCGGCAGGCTCAGGGTGAGTATCTGGCCTTTCTAGATGGAGATGACTTATGGCTGCCTGAGAAGCTAGCTAAACATGTGGAACATCTCGAACGTTCACCCGAAGTGGGCGTAAGTTTTAGCCGTTCGGCCTTGATCAACGAGGCAGGAGAGGCGCTAGGAACCTACTTGATGCCACAGCTTCAGAACATTACCGCCGCTTCTCTGTTTCGAGTTAACCCCATTGGCAATGGTTCCGCTGCTGTTCTGCGTCGACAAACATTAGAGGCTATTCGCTTTCAAGCCAATCTCTATGGCACACCTGAAGACTTCTACTTTGACGAGCAGTTCCGTCGAGCTGAAGATATTGAGTGTTGGTTACGCATCGCCAGTTTGACGGATTGGCAAATCGAAGGTTTACCTGAAGCCTTGACCCTATATCGTGTTAACTCAGGAGGGCTTTCAGCCAACTTAGAACAGCAGTTGGCTGCCTGGCAACAGGTGGTTGAAAAGGTGCAATCCTACGCTCCAGATCTGGCCGAGCAATGGGGCAAGTTGGGCACAGCCTATCGCTTGCGCTACCTGGCTCGCAGTGCCGTCCGGCTTCAAGCAGGACCAATGGCTGTGCAATTTCTGCATCGGTCCCTACGCCTGGATCCACGCATCCTCTGGCAAGAACCACGCCGTACACTGCGTATTTTGGCAGCGGCCTATTTACTCTGGCTCCTACCTCAATCGCTCTACAACCAACTTGAAAACTCGGCAGCAAAAATTGCAAGCACGCTGCAAAAACGTCGCATTTTACAAGAGCAGTCTGGACAATCAGCGTGA